Proteins encoded in a region of the Methanofollis tationis genome:
- a CDS encoding Ig-like domain-containing protein has translation MIPPKTGLLLIGLLLLCTAAAASEPPRITMTTGTDWLVAGGAETSAITAIITDSAGFPVKKINVLFSCDPAMGSMKKTQVKTDAAGRAQASFSAGKKSGTAVITATVIYDDDGTPAEVAASCSVEIDHATPYRIASLDYESEITVGSTTPITIRLEDRYGNPVDSRRTAETARFLIGSPTGSAGIHDGSAYTSDARIKVNASGYLNAPFQADLKSGTNIIYADFPGMVANRYILITGLANAAPASIDCAVTPDLWVPADGASRFSLVYTLTDRYGNPAGGRSLAITALPGEDRTVTTNSNGMATITYGPRDTTGTVTITATAVDDQNVTCSTTLSFISTDPVEMVLTAGPQSMPSLDVKPDQTAAVRAKVMDIKGNPVPGETVTFTIQEINTTGYAATAAPALLAAEATTDANGYATVYFRPGAFTTDKNHPDYSPTATGACTVTAAWEGVTRTVPLTWKNYPYLSISTAVDPETLAVNGSVNVTVTLKGDGWALLPDPVDVVLVIDRSGSMDGTDISPTRLAAAKTAAIDFIEQMNLENDRVGLVSFSWSATIDQDLTGNKASIVSAINALKPDGGTNMRRGFYEAIRMLKTTGRSDAVKAVVLMSDGDWNLHGSPLAIGPGYPDNDPYLSSHHKAYPETFAGYPWSGYVGTYDFNAEKYEWYHDLPEPRGTAAVSATWYREYPYNAEIAGTISTDGRFTNQNMSVYANSGSDDEKVRVYTIGFISKLDPRVEEDLTTLSRSTGAAYTWAKNTAELQTIYRRIAGELKTEAGVDTMMDLSFQDIRVNEDWKPGREVFAYRHIDGLSTCISSWIDNETGRHVIVHPHTENGTDDWEDDGILHFEIGTVRLHQTWTATYTLKTLMSGNINIFGPGSVISFNGGSDNLELPDTFITVVPDLNITGLDAAALEVRDLQRVGSGPVTDFLEVGWTVNYTGSDTAGQHLYYADDGGRTWNHFHTMPQVSAGERTQTAALDIRALPAGHYTIRVHAQAPDAPDAIAELPAPIPVGIMETAKIRIE, from the coding sequence ATGATACCCCCGAAAACCGGGCTCCTCCTCATCGGCCTGCTGCTGCTCTGCACCGCGGCGGCGGCCTCCGAGCCCCCCAGGATCACCATGACCACCGGCACAGACTGGCTGGTGGCAGGCGGTGCAGAGACCTCGGCCATCACGGCAATCATAACCGACAGCGCCGGCTTCCCCGTAAAAAAGATAAACGTCCTCTTCTCCTGCGATCCGGCAATGGGCTCGATGAAAAAAACACAAGTCAAGACCGACGCGGCAGGCAGGGCACAGGCATCGTTTTCGGCCGGAAAAAAGAGCGGGACGGCCGTGATCACCGCCACGGTCATCTATGACGATGACGGCACGCCCGCAGAGGTCGCAGCGTCGTGTTCCGTGGAGATCGACCACGCCACCCCGTACCGGATCGCCTCCCTCGACTATGAGAGCGAGATCACCGTGGGGTCCACCACTCCCATCACGATCAGACTGGAAGACCGGTACGGAAACCCGGTCGACTCCCGCCGGACCGCGGAGACCGCCCGCTTCCTCATCGGGTCACCGACCGGGTCCGCCGGCATCCATGACGGAAGCGCCTACACCAGCGATGCCCGCATCAAGGTGAACGCATCCGGCTACCTGAACGCACCCTTCCAGGCCGACCTGAAGAGCGGCACGAACATCATCTACGCCGACTTCCCGGGCATGGTGGCAAACCGCTACATCCTCATAACAGGGCTCGCAAACGCCGCCCCGGCCTCGATCGACTGTGCGGTCACCCCTGACCTCTGGGTGCCGGCCGACGGCGCGAGCAGGTTCTCCCTCGTCTACACCCTGACAGACCGCTACGGCAACCCGGCCGGAGGGCGGTCCCTGGCGATCACCGCCCTGCCCGGCGAGGACCGGACGGTCACCACGAACTCGAACGGCATGGCCACAATCACCTACGGCCCCAGGGACACCACCGGCACGGTCACCATCACGGCAACCGCGGTCGATGACCAGAACGTCACCTGCTCGACGACCCTCTCCTTCATCAGCACCGATCCGGTGGAGATGGTCCTCACCGCAGGCCCGCAGTCCATGCCGAGCCTGGACGTAAAACCCGACCAGACCGCCGCCGTCAGGGCGAAGGTGATGGACATCAAGGGCAACCCGGTGCCGGGCGAGACGGTCACCTTCACGATCCAGGAGATCAACACCACAGGGTATGCCGCCACCGCCGCCCCCGCGCTCCTCGCCGCAGAGGCCACGACCGACGCTAACGGGTATGCCACGGTCTATTTCAGGCCGGGCGCCTTCACCACCGATAAAAATCATCCGGACTACAGCCCGACGGCCACCGGCGCCTGCACCGTGACCGCCGCCTGGGAGGGCGTCACCCGGACCGTCCCTCTCACCTGGAAGAACTACCCGTACCTCTCCATCTCGACCGCCGTCGATCCCGAGACCCTCGCAGTGAACGGCAGCGTGAACGTGACCGTCACGCTCAAGGGCGACGGCTGGGCGCTCCTGCCCGACCCGGTCGACGTGGTGCTCGTCATCGACCGGTCAGGGAGCATGGATGGCACGGACATCAGCCCGACCCGCCTTGCCGCCGCAAAAACAGCGGCAATCGACTTCATCGAACAGATGAACCTTGAAAACGACAGGGTCGGGCTGGTCTCCTTCTCATGGAGCGCTACGATCGACCAGGACCTGACCGGAAATAAGGCCAGCATCGTCTCGGCGATCAACGCCCTGAAACCTGATGGCGGGACCAACATGAGAAGAGGGTTCTATGAAGCGATCCGGATGCTCAAGACAACAGGCAGAAGCGATGCGGTCAAAGCGGTGGTCCTGATGTCTGATGGGGACTGGAACCTCCACGGCTCTCCCCTCGCCATCGGGCCCGGCTACCCGGACAACGATCCCTATCTCTCATCCCACCACAAGGCATATCCCGAGACATTTGCCGGCTATCCGTGGAGCGGCTATGTCGGAACATACGACTTCAACGCGGAAAAGTACGAGTGGTACCACGACCTCCCCGAGCCCAGGGGGACCGCGGCGGTGAGTGCGACATGGTACCGGGAATACCCCTATAATGCCGAGATCGCAGGTACCATCTCTACAGACGGCCGGTTCACCAACCAGAACATGTCGGTCTATGCAAACAGCGGTTCAGACGACGAAAAGGTCAGGGTGTACACCATCGGTTTTATCTCAAAACTCGATCCGCGTGTCGAAGAAGACCTCACAACGCTCTCGAGATCCACAGGGGCGGCCTATACCTGGGCAAAAAACACCGCGGAACTCCAGACAATCTACCGGCGGATCGCCGGCGAACTCAAGACCGAGGCCGGCGTCGACACCATGATGGACCTGAGTTTCCAGGACATCAGGGTGAACGAGGACTGGAAACCCGGCAGGGAGGTCTTTGCCTACCGGCACATCGACGGTCTCTCGACCTGCATCAGCAGCTGGATCGACAACGAGACCGGGCGCCATGTGATCGTCCATCCCCACACCGAGAACGGGACCGACGACTGGGAGGACGACGGGATCCTCCACTTCGAGATCGGCACGGTCAGGCTGCACCAGACCTGGACGGCGACCTACACCCTCAAAACCCTCATGAGCGGGAACATCAACATCTTCGGACCGGGTTCGGTCATCTCGTTCAACGGCGGTTCCGACAACCTCGAACTCCCCGACACCTTCATCACGGTCGTCCCCGACCTGAACATCACCGGCCTTGACGCCGCCGCCCTCGAGGTCAGGGACCTTCAGCGGGTCGGTTCAGGACCGGTCACCGACTTCCTCGAGGTGGGGTGGACCGTCAATTACACCGGCAGCGATACCGCCGGGCAGCACCTCTATTATGCGGACGACGGCGGCCGGACCTGGAACCACTTCCACACCATGCCACAGGTATCCGCAGGAGAGAGAACGCAGACGGCCGCCCTGGACATAAGGGCGCTGCCCGCCGGTCACTACACGATCCGGGTCCACGCGCAGGCGCCGGACGCCCCCGACGCCATCGCAGAACTTCCGGCCCCGATCCCGGTCGGGATCATGGAGACGGCAAAGATCAGGATAGAGTGA
- a CDS encoding 3'-5' exonuclease: MLYPVGGGDPPEMSATPLLDGTVLVIDTETTGRFVSGRPPPRLVEVAWVLCDGCGSLLAECAMVVVPAGFCIPRSAVEVHGITTMEARREGVALLDALAALAHAAARADLVVAHNLAYDRRVIAGECELAGCADPLASLPGWCTMEGSAAFCGIRRGGGYKWPTLAELHQALFGCPYEGAHRALEDARACARCFFALVERGEG; this comes from the coding sequence ATGCTCTATCCCGTCGGCGGTGGAGATCCCCCTGAGATGTCTGCCACCCCGCTCCTGGACGGCACGGTCCTCGTCATCGATACCGAGACGACGGGGCGGTTCGTGAGCGGCCGGCCCCCTCCCCGCCTTGTCGAGGTGGCGTGGGTGCTCTGCGACGGGTGCGGTTCACTTCTTGCTGAGTGTGCGATGGTCGTTGTGCCGGCGGGGTTTTGTATCCCGCGGTCTGCGGTGGAGGTGCACGGGATCACGACGATGGAGGCCCGCCGGGAGGGGGTGGCGCTTCTGGATGCGCTGGCGGCCCTTGCGCATGCGGCGGCACGTGCTGACCTGGTGGTCGCTCACAATCTTGCCTATGACCGCCGGGTCATTGCCGGGGAGTGCGAGCTGGCGGGGTGTGCCGATCCGCTGGCGTCGCTTCCCGGATGGTGCACGATGGAGGGATCGGCTGCGTTCTGCGGGATCAGGCGGGGGGGCGGGTATAAGTGGCCGACGCTCGCTGAACTCCATCAGGCGCTTTTCGGGTGCCCGTACGAGGGGGCGCACCGGGCGCTGGAGGATGCCCGGGCGTGTGCCCGGTGTTTTTTTGCGCTGGTGGAGAGGGGTGAGGGATGA
- the cas2e gene encoding type I-E CRISPR-associated endoribonuclease Cas2e, translated as MGSLMVVATENVPPRLRGRLALWLIEVRSGVYVGNYSVRVREMIWDQVAAGVEEGNAVMVWADPGDAGYDFRTIGENRRVPKDMDGVRLISFLPDTSG; from the coding sequence ATGGGATCCCTGATGGTTGTTGCAACCGAGAATGTCCCTCCAAGACTCAGGGGCAGACTGGCCCTCTGGCTGATCGAAGTGAGATCAGGAGTCTATGTGGGCAATTATTCAGTGAGGGTGCGGGAGATGATCTGGGATCAGGTGGCGGCCGGGGTCGAGGAGGGGAATGCAGTGATGGTCTGGGCCGATCCCGGGGATGCAGGCTACGATTTCAGGACGATCGGAGAGAACCGTCGTGTCCCAAAGGATATGGACGGCGTAAGATTGATTTCCTTCCTGCCCGATACCTCAGGATGA